ATCGGCGTGATGTTCGGCTCGCCGGAGACCACGACCGGTGGCCGGGCGCTGAAGTTCTACGCCTCGGTGCGGCTCGACATCCGTCGCATCGAGACCCTGAAGGACGGCACCGACGCGGTCGGCAACCGCACTCGCGTCAAGGTCGTCAAGAACAAGGTCGCGCCGCCCTTCAAGCAGGCCGAGTTCGACATCCTCTACGGCCAGGGCATCAGCCGCGAGGGCGGCCTGATCGACATGGGCGTGGAGAACGGCTTCGTCCGCAAGGCCGGCGCCTGGTACACGTACGAGGGCGACCAGCTCGGCCAGGGCAAGGAGAACGCGCGCAACTTCCTCAAGGACAACCCCGACCTGGCCAACGAGATCGAGAAGAAGATCAAGGAGAAGCTGGGCGTCGGCGTACGCCCGGAGGAGCCGACCGCCGAACCGGGCGCGGACGCAGCGGTCTCCGCCACCGCTGACGACGCCGCGAAGACGGCGCCCGCGCCGGCTGCCGCCAAGGTCGCCAAGACCAAGGCCGCGACCGCCAAGAGCTGACGCCGTGACACGACGAACCGACTGGGCCGAGTACGTCTACCCGGACGCTCCGCGTGAGCGGCAGAGACCGGGTGTCGGAGGCTCTTGCGCGGCGGACGACCGCGGGGACCGTGACGCGGCCGTGCTGTACGACCATGCGGAGCGGTATGGCACGGGCGGGGAGTACGGCGCCGAGCCGGGCGGTGCGGCGTGGCCGGACGGGGGAGAGTCGCCGGACGGTGGCGCGGTGCCCGGCGCGGGTTCGGCGGGCGGTTCACGCCGCCGTGGCCGGTCTCGTCGCCCGGGCGGCGGGGATCGTGACGCGGGCAGTGGGGCTCGGGACGCGGATGGCGGAGTCCGCGACACGGGCGGCGGAGCTCGTTCCGCGGGCGGTGGACGCGGGCGCCGACGGCGTGGCCGCGTGGAGCCGTTCGGTGAGGACGAAGGCGCCTCCTCCTCGTCGAGGGCCGAGCGGGAGGAACCTTCAGGGGACCCGGTGGAGCGGGCGCGGGCGATCTGTCTGCGCCTGCTCACCGGGACCCCGCGCACGCGAAAGCAACTCGCGGACGCCCTGCGCAAGCGCGAGATTCCCGACGATGCCGCCGAGGAGGTGCTGTCGCGGTTCGAGGAGGTCGGGCTGATCAACGACAGCGCGTTCGCGGACGCCTGGGTGGAGTCCCGGCACAACGGCAGGGGCCTGGCCCGGCGCGCCCTCGCACAGGAACTGCGGACCAAGGGCGTCGACTCCACACTGATCGACGCGGCCGTGTCGCAGCTCGACTCCGAACAGGAAGAAGCGACCGCACGCGAACTCGTCGCCCGCAAACTGCGCGCCACCCGCGGCCTCGACCGCGACAAGCGACTCCGCCGCCTCGCGGGCATGCTCGCCCGCAAGGGCTACCCCGAGGGCATGGCCCTACGGGTGGTCCGGCAGGCGCTCGAAGAGGAGGGCGAGGACACGGAGTTCCTCGGCGATGAGGGGTTCTGAAGACGAACGGGTCCTGAAGACGACGGGTTCTGAAGACGACGGGTTCTGAAGGGGCTCTCCGCGGGGGAGTGCTCCCGGCACGTCGGCCCTGGACACGGTGGACGCGCGGGGGCGCCCATCGCGTCCAGGGCCGCACATGCCGTACGAACTCGCCCAGCGGTTCCGCGTGATGGACGGCATCATCGCTCGGCACGTCGGCACGTCGGCACGTCGGCACGGGCTCGCAGCAGCTCGGCTCGGTAACAGCCTCGCCCGCAAGTCGCTCAACCCCGCCGCGAGGTCACCGGAAGCCCCGCATCCCGCCAGGCCTGGAAACCGCCCACCAGATCAGTGGCCCGCCGCAACCCCAGCCGATGCAGGGATGCGACCGCCAGACTGGAGGCGTACCCCTCGTTGCAGACCACGACCACACGCAGGTCGTGGCTCATGGCCTCGGGTGCGCGATGGCTGCCCTGGGGATCGAGGCGCCACTCCAGTTCATTGCGTTCGACGACCAGCGCGCCCGGAATCAGACCGTCCCGCTCGCGCAGGGCCGAGTACCGGATGTCCACCAGCAGCGCCTCACCGGCCTGGACGGCGTCGTAGGCATCCTGCGGCTCGATGCGGCCGTAGCTTTCGCGGACCCGCTCCAGCAACTCGTCGATGCCGACCGGCCGTTCGCTCGTACTGCTGCCGCCGCTCACTGCCAGTCCTCCGGGCGTTCGACCTGCTCCAGGCGCAGGATCGGCCCGGTGCGGCTGTAACGGCGGATCTGTGGCAGGGGCGGATAGTAGGCGTGGACGGAGATGGCGTGCCGGTCCGGCGACTCGTTGAGGACTTCGTGGACGTGGTGGTGGCCGAAGG
This genomic window from Streptomyces sp. DG2A-72 contains:
- the recX gene encoding recombination regulator RecX, which gives rise to MTRRTDWAEYVYPDAPRERQRPGVGGSCAADDRGDRDAAVLYDHAERYGTGGEYGAEPGGAAWPDGGESPDGGAVPGAGSAGGSRRRGRSRRPGGGDRDAGSGARDADGGVRDTGGGARSAGGGRGRRRRGRVEPFGEDEGASSSSRAEREEPSGDPVERARAICLRLLTGTPRTRKQLADALRKREIPDDAAEEVLSRFEEVGLINDSAFADAWVESRHNGRGLARRALAQELRTKGVDSTLIDAAVSQLDSEQEEATARELVARKLRATRGLDRDKRLRRLAGMLARKGYPEGMALRVVRQALEEEGEDTEFLGDEGF
- a CDS encoding rhodanese-like domain-containing protein, with amino-acid sequence MSGGSSTSERPVGIDELLERVRESYGRIEPQDAYDAVQAGEALLVDIRYSALRERDGLIPGALVVERNELEWRLDPQGSHRAPEAMSHDLRVVVVCNEGYASSLAVASLHRLGLRRATDLVGGFQAWRDAGLPVTSRRG